Proteins from a genomic interval of Brienomyrus brachyistius isolate T26 unplaced genomic scaffold, BBRACH_0.4 scaffold34, whole genome shotgun sequence:
- the LOC125721582 gene encoding GTPase IMAP family member 7-like: protein MDAFISRRIVLLGITGSGKSRAGNVILGEEKFAVSSDPNSVTKDCQTEEGTAYGWNITVTDTPGIFDTGRSVEDLKYSIISCLIHCAPGPHAFILMLKVGKYIGEEKKSVEMMLQYFGEEALKHTVVLFTHGDELQKNQTIEEFVEKNKDLKELVVKCGGRVHVIDSQYWNKTEEELGQGSGRPISTGRHTYESEYRSNSFQIKELLTTIENMVKDSRGSYYTNESLMKIAEDIEIEMKKIIEEMQERREKAEESEIRRQARKRIKD from the exons ATGGATG CATTTATTTCAAGAAGAATTGTGCTGTTGGGAATAACAGGATCTGGGAagagcagagcaggaaatgttATCCTGGGGGAAGAGAAGTTTGCAGTTTCCTCTGATCCTAACAGTGTAACAAAAGATTGTCAAACAGAAGAGGGAACCGCATATGGCTGGAACATTACAGTGACTGACACACCAGGGATCTTTGACACTGGGAGGTCTGTTGAGGATCTGAAGTATTCCATAATATCCTGTCTCATTCACTGTGCTCCTGGTCCACACGCCTTCATCTTAATGCTGAAAGTGGGAAAATACATTGGAGAAGAGAAAAAGTCTGTGGAGATGATGCTGCAGTACTTTGGGGAGGAAGCCCTGAAGCACACAGTTGTCCTCTTCACACATGGTGATGAGCTTCAGAAAAACCAGACCATTGAAGAGTTTGTAGAGAAGAACAAGGATCTGAAGGAACTTGTTGTTAAGTGTGGAGGCCGAGTCCATGTCATTGACTCTCAGTActggaacaaaacagaagagGAACTGGGCCAAGGGTCAGGAAGACCAATCAGCACTGGTAGACACACATATGAATCAGAGTACAGGAGCAACAGTTTTCAGATTAAAGAGCTGCTGACAACTATAGAAAACATGGTGAAAGACAGTAGAGGCTCTTATTACACCAATGAATCACTCATGAAAATAGCAGAAGATATAGAAATTGAGATGAAAAAGATAATAGAAGAGATGCAGGAGAGAAGAGAGAAAGCAGAGGAATCTGAGATCAGGAGACAAGCAAGAAAGAGA ATCAAAGACTAA